One genomic window of Phalacrocorax aristotelis chromosome 23, bGulAri2.1, whole genome shotgun sequence includes the following:
- the LOC142067960 gene encoding uncharacterized protein LOC142067960 isoform X1: MAGRTVRVRGLPADLPPDRVADKLTIHFLRSRNGGGEIADVQVLPEACALITFEAPEVAQRILKAKNHVLSIGKKKYPLEVTAHVVELSPDEIFIRVCMIVDYGKLPAGKTLLKNLLKGYSNVQFNFDSKNTHCIVKGPFTELQAFSRDLLGSLNLKSQAVGEVLLPGSSHGAKEPGMHDHQQVPDSTESVREMAKLPNWDQVCEKAPKVPSPRGPVDGEAVEQLEDFSLVLDLDIYLYMQRFCAAKYQGVLCQHRVDAVDVSSDGIAILYLQPSAGMSGDMDALRQARLALQQLYQQLEVSLRKEKIAKGGLDMDSQALRALTRELQKLYPQLLCHEDEKQLYLIGNLVDVSQAKQYLQDFSTRRGASHTVGMLSSSLPSHPANSCTTEAALHKPKAPADTSASRLSPGRLELKGELKLAANFSTLKSDRSQASRGLLLNQDSPPVGQAQLSGKHVSETDAVGPSDPTALAQKYQPPVSTTNVLLGSAAESQQKDPKEWDHVKGGAGLTRHRALSPFGGKENSTSQHPVDSKGSGPTKHHPIVSMFSTSGMTRTSSALDSKPSESRPLLRRSNSFSLPRSKESNKPRDTGRAGSGGTRVSEEMSLDALQWSYLKDVCHSAIDDLCRDGDVQISEHRTGDCTVLTLQAADRTKLFQAKWKVEALVQKCPDLVCQSMSYSELAVAGPNDSALSELCSLLRGNSLQVGLSKDKYKLYLACPKELLPGVTEVFHRFSSRRRHALTSSSLSPGPEGTGHSGVIQPSRSQDTVLGAALPGSLESLQMGLQNLNISDKAGHADVLRAFCLPEAEEKRSPSPWRFQQVLGQEDTNDHGDSGTVQGGSNHHSPSIVDKPSPAGLREPQEQPKTKMPGGDPDIARLKQVLPDRFQFARDKSRGGHSEAVGQLRSPVPAADGAPHSLPMWLYRATAPEPPEAPAEQSPAAEPRGQEQAQLPTGRSNVQEDPDPSSQQTRGSSLGQERGKTPLGQCDACQSSGVTCQAPCGHALCRTCFAADSTRPACCSSSSVALGRKISGTFKISSLSQSLPGHYRDLTLQVAYNIPDGVQGVGDPHPGEPYKGGDFYAFLPDNKEGQKTAMLLKKAFEHGLTFQIKSCNGEDRVTWGLIPHKTSWDGGKARNGYPDAQYLREVCTVLKKLGIP; the protein is encoded by the exons ATGGCGGGCCGCACGGTGCGGGTGCGGGGCCTCCCCGCCGACCTGCCCCCCGACAGGGTGGCCGACAAGCTGACCATCCACTTCCTGCGCTCCCGCAACGGCGGCGGGGAGATCGCCGACGTCCAGGTGCTGCCCGAGGCCTGCGCCCTCATCACCTTCGAGGCGCCGGAAG TGGCCCAGAGGATCCTGAAGGCGAAGAATCACGTATTGTCGATCGGAAAGAAGAAATACCCGCTGGAGGTGACGGCGCACGTCGTGGAGCTGAGCCCCGACGAG ATCTTCATACGCGTTTGCATGATAGTTGACTATGGCAAGCTTCCTGCTGGCAAAACCCTCCTGAAGAACTTGCTTAAAGGTTACAGCAATGTGCAGTTCAACTTCGACTCCAAGAACACCCACTGCATAGTCAAGGGACCATTCACTGAGCTGCAGGCCTTCAGCAGAGACCTTCTGGGCAGCCTGAACCTCAAGAGCCAAGCTGTTGGAGAGGTTCTCCTGCCAGGTTCCAGCCATGGGGCCAAAGAGCCCGGAATGCATGATCACCAGCAAGTGCCTGACTCCACTGAGTCAGTGCGAGAGATGGCAAAGCTGCCAAATTGGGACCAGGTGTGTGAAAAGGCACCTAAAGTCCCATCGCCTCGGGGCCCAGTGGATGGGGAAGCTGTAGAACAGCTGGAAGACTTTTCCTTAGTGCTCGACTTGGACATTTACTTGTACATGCAGAGGTTCTGTGCTGCCAAGTACCAAGGTGTGCTATGCCAGCATCGTGTGGATGCAGTGGATGTTAGCAGCGATGGCATCGCCATACTGTACCTCCAACCATCTGCAGGTATGTCTGGGGATATGGACGCCCTGCGGCAGGCCCGTCTGGCCCTGCAGCAGCTTTACCAGCAGCTGGAGGTAAGCTTGCGCAAGGAGAAGATCGCCAAGGGAGGACTGGATATGGACAGCCAGGCACTCAGGGCTCTGACACGTGAGCTGCAGAAACTCTATCCCCAGTTGCTCTGCCATGAGGATGAAAAGCAGCTTTATCTTATTGGAAACCTTGTTGACGTCTCCCAAGCCAAGCAGTACCTTCAGGATTTCAGCACCAGAAGAGGTGCTTCACACACGGTTGGCAtgctcagcagctccctgccctcaCACCCAGCGAACTCCTGCACCACAGAGGCTGCACTGCACAAGCCCAAAGCGCCTGCAGACACCTCAGCCTCAAGGCTCAGCCCAGGCAGGCTGGAGCTGAAAGGTGAGCTCAAGTTAGCTGCCAACTTCAGCACGCTGAAATCTGACAGGTCTCAGGCCAGCCGGGGCCTCTTGCTGAATCAGGACTCTCCACCGGTGGGACAGGCACAGCTTTCTGGAAAGCACGTATCAGAGACAGATGCTGTAGGTCCGAGTGACCCAACAGCACTGGCCCAGAAGTACCAGCCTCCTGTTTCTACAACAAATGTGCTTTTGGGGTCAGCAGCAGAGTCTCAGCAGAAGGACCCCAAAGAATGGGACCATGTGAAAGGAGGTGCCGGTCTTACAAGACACAGggctctgtctccctttgggGGCAAAGAAAACAGCACTTCACAGCATCCTGTGGACTCTAAAGGCTCAGGTCCCACCAAGCACCACCCCATTGTTAGCATGTTTAGTACCTCTGGCATGACAAGGACCTCTTCTGCTTTAGACTCTAAACCCTCTGAATCCAGGCCGCTGCTGCGACGTTCCAACAGCTTCTCCCTGCCAAGGtcaaaggaaagcaacaagccCCGGGAcactggcagggcaggcagtggaggcaCTAGGGTGAGTGAAGAGATGAGCCTGGACGCTCTGCAGTGGTCTTACCTGAAAGATGTTTGCCACTCTGCTATTGACGACCTGTGCAGGGACGGAGATGTGCAGATCTCAGAGCATCGTACTGGGGACTGCACTGTGCTGACACTGCAGGCGGCAGACAGGACCAAGCTTTTCCAGGCTAAATGGAAGGTGGAGGCTCTTGTGCAGAAGTGTCCTGACCTTGTGTGTCAGAGTATGAGCTACTCGGAGCTCGCTGTAGCTGGGCCGAATGACAGCGCCCTGAGTGAACTGTGCAGCCTCTTGCGAGGAAACTCCCTCCAGGTTGGACTCAGCAAAGACAAGTACAAGCTATATCTTGCCTGCCCcaaggagctgctgccaggtgTGACTGAGGTCTTCCACAGGTTTTCTTCCAGGAGGCGCCATGCCCTGACATCTTCATCCTTGTCTCCAGGGCCAGAGGGTACAGGGCACTCAGGTGTCATCCAGCCGAGCAGAAGCCAGGACACAGTGCTGGGGGCAGCCCTTCCTGGCAGCCTGGAGTCCCTACAGATGGGCCTGCAGAACCTGAACATTAGTGATAAAGCAGGCCACGCAGATGTGCTCAGGGCTTTCTGCCTACCAGAGGCTGAGGAAAAGAGGTCCCCCAGTCCTTGGAGGTTCCAGCAGGTCTTAGGGCAGGAGGACACCAATGACCATGGTGATTCGGGGACTGTGCAAGGAGGAAGCAACCACCACAGCCCTAGCATAGTAGATAAGCCAAGTCCTGCTGGTCTGAGGGAGCCCCAGGAACAGCCGAAGACAAAAATGCCTGGGGGGGACCCTGACATTGCACGGCTAAAGCAGGTTTTGCCAGACAGATTCCAGTTTGCAAGGgacaagagcagaggaggccacagTGAAGCAGTGGGACAGCTGCGGTCGCCAGTTCCTGCAGCAGACGGTGCTCCTCACTCCCTGCCCATGTGGCTGTACAGGGCTACGGCTCCTGAGCCACCTGAGGCTCCTGCCGAACAGTcgcctgcagcagagcccaggggCCAGGAACAGGCCCAGCTCCCAACGGGCAGGAGCAATGTGCAGGAGGACCCTGACCCCTCATCACAGCAGACAAGAGGCTCCAGCCTTGGACAGGAGCGTGGCAAGACCCCTCTGGGCCAGTGTGATGCTTGCCAGAGCTCAGGTGTGACCTGCCAGGCCCCCTGCGGTCACGCCTTATGCAGGACATGTTTTGCAGCGGACAGTACACGGCCAGcttgctgcagctcctcctcAGTTGCCCTGGGCCGCAAGATCTCAGGGACATTCAAGATCTCCTCCCTGTCTCAGAGTCTGCCCGGCCACTACCGCGACCTAACACTCCAGGTTGCCTACAACATCCCTGATGGCGTGCAAGGG GTTGGTGACCCCCACCCAGGAGAGCCTTACAAAGGGGGGGATTTCTATGCCTTCTTGCCTGACAACAAGGAAGGGCAGAAGACAGCAATGCTGCTGAAGAAAGCATTTGAGCATGGGCTGACATTCCAGATCAAGTCCTGCAATGGCGAGGACAGAGTGACATGGGGCCTTATCCCACACAAAACCTCCTGGGATGGAGGCAAAGCCAG GAATGGCTATCCAGATGCCCAATATCTCCGTGAGGTTTGCACAGTACTGAAGAAACTGGGCATCCCATGA
- the LOC142067960 gene encoding uncharacterized protein LOC142067960 isoform X2 has protein sequence MIVDYGKLPAGKTLLKNLLKGYSNVQFNFDSKNTHCIVKGPFTELQAFSRDLLGSLNLKSQAVGEVLLPGSSHGAKEPGMHDHQQVPDSTESVREMAKLPNWDQVCEKAPKVPSPRGPVDGEAVEQLEDFSLVLDLDIYLYMQRFCAAKYQGVLCQHRVDAVDVSSDGIAILYLQPSAGMSGDMDALRQARLALQQLYQQLEVSLRKEKIAKGGLDMDSQALRALTRELQKLYPQLLCHEDEKQLYLIGNLVDVSQAKQYLQDFSTRRGASHTVGMLSSSLPSHPANSCTTEAALHKPKAPADTSASRLSPGRLELKGELKLAANFSTLKSDRSQASRGLLLNQDSPPVGQAQLSGKHVSETDAVGPSDPTALAQKYQPPVSTTNVLLGSAAESQQKDPKEWDHVKGGAGLTRHRALSPFGGKENSTSQHPVDSKGSGPTKHHPIVSMFSTSGMTRTSSALDSKPSESRPLLRRSNSFSLPRSKESNKPRDTGRAGSGGTRVSEEMSLDALQWSYLKDVCHSAIDDLCRDGDVQISEHRTGDCTVLTLQAADRTKLFQAKWKVEALVQKCPDLVCQSMSYSELAVAGPNDSALSELCSLLRGNSLQVGLSKDKYKLYLACPKELLPGVTEVFHRFSSRRRHALTSSSLSPGPEGTGHSGVIQPSRSQDTVLGAALPGSLESLQMGLQNLNISDKAGHADVLRAFCLPEAEEKRSPSPWRFQQVLGQEDTNDHGDSGTVQGGSNHHSPSIVDKPSPAGLREPQEQPKTKMPGGDPDIARLKQVLPDRFQFARDKSRGGHSEAVGQLRSPVPAADGAPHSLPMWLYRATAPEPPEAPAEQSPAAEPRGQEQAQLPTGRSNVQEDPDPSSQQTRGSSLGQERGKTPLGQCDACQSSGVTCQAPCGHALCRTCFAADSTRPACCSSSSVALGRKISGTFKISSLSQSLPGHYRDLTLQVAYNIPDGVQGVGDPHPGEPYKGGDFYAFLPDNKEGQKTAMLLKKAFEHGLTFQIKSCNGEDRVTWGLIPHKTSWDGGKARNGYPDAQYLREVCTVLKKLGIP, from the exons ATGATAGTTGACTATGGCAAGCTTCCTGCTGGCAAAACCCTCCTGAAGAACTTGCTTAAAGGTTACAGCAATGTGCAGTTCAACTTCGACTCCAAGAACACCCACTGCATAGTCAAGGGACCATTCACTGAGCTGCAGGCCTTCAGCAGAGACCTTCTGGGCAGCCTGAACCTCAAGAGCCAAGCTGTTGGAGAGGTTCTCCTGCCAGGTTCCAGCCATGGGGCCAAAGAGCCCGGAATGCATGATCACCAGCAAGTGCCTGACTCCACTGAGTCAGTGCGAGAGATGGCAAAGCTGCCAAATTGGGACCAGGTGTGTGAAAAGGCACCTAAAGTCCCATCGCCTCGGGGCCCAGTGGATGGGGAAGCTGTAGAACAGCTGGAAGACTTTTCCTTAGTGCTCGACTTGGACATTTACTTGTACATGCAGAGGTTCTGTGCTGCCAAGTACCAAGGTGTGCTATGCCAGCATCGTGTGGATGCAGTGGATGTTAGCAGCGATGGCATCGCCATACTGTACCTCCAACCATCTGCAGGTATGTCTGGGGATATGGACGCCCTGCGGCAGGCCCGTCTGGCCCTGCAGCAGCTTTACCAGCAGCTGGAGGTAAGCTTGCGCAAGGAGAAGATCGCCAAGGGAGGACTGGATATGGACAGCCAGGCACTCAGGGCTCTGACACGTGAGCTGCAGAAACTCTATCCCCAGTTGCTCTGCCATGAGGATGAAAAGCAGCTTTATCTTATTGGAAACCTTGTTGACGTCTCCCAAGCCAAGCAGTACCTTCAGGATTTCAGCACCAGAAGAGGTGCTTCACACACGGTTGGCAtgctcagcagctccctgccctcaCACCCAGCGAACTCCTGCACCACAGAGGCTGCACTGCACAAGCCCAAAGCGCCTGCAGACACCTCAGCCTCAAGGCTCAGCCCAGGCAGGCTGGAGCTGAAAGGTGAGCTCAAGTTAGCTGCCAACTTCAGCACGCTGAAATCTGACAGGTCTCAGGCCAGCCGGGGCCTCTTGCTGAATCAGGACTCTCCACCGGTGGGACAGGCACAGCTTTCTGGAAAGCACGTATCAGAGACAGATGCTGTAGGTCCGAGTGACCCAACAGCACTGGCCCAGAAGTACCAGCCTCCTGTTTCTACAACAAATGTGCTTTTGGGGTCAGCAGCAGAGTCTCAGCAGAAGGACCCCAAAGAATGGGACCATGTGAAAGGAGGTGCCGGTCTTACAAGACACAGggctctgtctccctttgggGGCAAAGAAAACAGCACTTCACAGCATCCTGTGGACTCTAAAGGCTCAGGTCCCACCAAGCACCACCCCATTGTTAGCATGTTTAGTACCTCTGGCATGACAAGGACCTCTTCTGCTTTAGACTCTAAACCCTCTGAATCCAGGCCGCTGCTGCGACGTTCCAACAGCTTCTCCCTGCCAAGGtcaaaggaaagcaacaagccCCGGGAcactggcagggcaggcagtggaggcaCTAGGGTGAGTGAAGAGATGAGCCTGGACGCTCTGCAGTGGTCTTACCTGAAAGATGTTTGCCACTCTGCTATTGACGACCTGTGCAGGGACGGAGATGTGCAGATCTCAGAGCATCGTACTGGGGACTGCACTGTGCTGACACTGCAGGCGGCAGACAGGACCAAGCTTTTCCAGGCTAAATGGAAGGTGGAGGCTCTTGTGCAGAAGTGTCCTGACCTTGTGTGTCAGAGTATGAGCTACTCGGAGCTCGCTGTAGCTGGGCCGAATGACAGCGCCCTGAGTGAACTGTGCAGCCTCTTGCGAGGAAACTCCCTCCAGGTTGGACTCAGCAAAGACAAGTACAAGCTATATCTTGCCTGCCCcaaggagctgctgccaggtgTGACTGAGGTCTTCCACAGGTTTTCTTCCAGGAGGCGCCATGCCCTGACATCTTCATCCTTGTCTCCAGGGCCAGAGGGTACAGGGCACTCAGGTGTCATCCAGCCGAGCAGAAGCCAGGACACAGTGCTGGGGGCAGCCCTTCCTGGCAGCCTGGAGTCCCTACAGATGGGCCTGCAGAACCTGAACATTAGTGATAAAGCAGGCCACGCAGATGTGCTCAGGGCTTTCTGCCTACCAGAGGCTGAGGAAAAGAGGTCCCCCAGTCCTTGGAGGTTCCAGCAGGTCTTAGGGCAGGAGGACACCAATGACCATGGTGATTCGGGGACTGTGCAAGGAGGAAGCAACCACCACAGCCCTAGCATAGTAGATAAGCCAAGTCCTGCTGGTCTGAGGGAGCCCCAGGAACAGCCGAAGACAAAAATGCCTGGGGGGGACCCTGACATTGCACGGCTAAAGCAGGTTTTGCCAGACAGATTCCAGTTTGCAAGGgacaagagcagaggaggccacagTGAAGCAGTGGGACAGCTGCGGTCGCCAGTTCCTGCAGCAGACGGTGCTCCTCACTCCCTGCCCATGTGGCTGTACAGGGCTACGGCTCCTGAGCCACCTGAGGCTCCTGCCGAACAGTcgcctgcagcagagcccaggggCCAGGAACAGGCCCAGCTCCCAACGGGCAGGAGCAATGTGCAGGAGGACCCTGACCCCTCATCACAGCAGACAAGAGGCTCCAGCCTTGGACAGGAGCGTGGCAAGACCCCTCTGGGCCAGTGTGATGCTTGCCAGAGCTCAGGTGTGACCTGCCAGGCCCCCTGCGGTCACGCCTTATGCAGGACATGTTTTGCAGCGGACAGTACACGGCCAGcttgctgcagctcctcctcAGTTGCCCTGGGCCGCAAGATCTCAGGGACATTCAAGATCTCCTCCCTGTCTCAGAGTCTGCCCGGCCACTACCGCGACCTAACACTCCAGGTTGCCTACAACATCCCTGATGGCGTGCAAGGG GTTGGTGACCCCCACCCAGGAGAGCCTTACAAAGGGGGGGATTTCTATGCCTTCTTGCCTGACAACAAGGAAGGGCAGAAGACAGCAATGCTGCTGAAGAAAGCATTTGAGCATGGGCTGACATTCCAGATCAAGTCCTGCAATGGCGAGGACAGAGTGACATGGGGCCTTATCCCACACAAAACCTCCTGGGATGGAGGCAAAGCCAG GAATGGCTATCCAGATGCCCAATATCTCCGTGAGGTTTGCACAGTACTGAAGAAACTGGGCATCCCATGA